The Rickettsia helvetica genome has a segment encoding these proteins:
- a CDS encoding MFS transporter: MSNSAFLVAFFTTIIRYYDYALFGLSASILAQNFLPNIEQDKQLLGFFAILSTAVIVRPLGSLIFGFIGDKYGRTKSIKISMFISSISTGLIAITPSFEMIGIFATVILTLCRMVFLASLAGEVDGIKVYVAEKTGDNQKNLNIGIVSCCSQIGALLAAIAYYYASNSSIGYLWRFNFFIGAIFGLFAILMRNFFKESSEFLRTSSKSTVQQIIKDNKLSFIIALLVNGAIGGVYHFLVIFLGVFLTKIAFINHPEIRFMNIALTTTYGISAVFAGLLADKINPLRQITWALFASIIVALGMQIMLYKQIFNILCPVILIGLAAFYAVPLQIIVQSLFKTNVKMRLYSLSHSFGGIILSSTTPFFSMLLWQNFKSLSLTLSFFIFLLIILISTVLVLRRMSSL; encoded by the coding sequence ATGTCTAATTCAGCTTTTTTAGTTGCATTTTTTACAACGATTATCCGTTATTATGATTATGCTCTATTCGGTTTATCGGCTAGTATTCTTGCACAAAATTTCTTACCTAATATAGAGCAGGATAAACAACTACTCGGTTTTTTTGCCATTCTTAGTACAGCCGTTATAGTACGACCTTTAGGGTCTTTAATTTTTGGATTTATCGGAGATAAATACGGACGTACTAAATCTATCAAGATATCAATGTTCATAAGTAGCATTTCTACCGGATTAATTGCTATTACTCCTTCCTTTGAGATGATAGGTATTTTTGCTACGGTAATACTCACATTATGTCGAATGGTTTTTTTAGCAAGCCTTGCCGGAGAAGTTGACGGAATAAAGGTTTATGTAGCTGAAAAAACAGGAGATAATCAAAAAAATTTAAATATAGGAATAGTGTCGTGCTGTAGCCAAATAGGTGCATTACTTGCGGCTATAGCTTATTATTATGCTAGTAATTCTAGTATCGGATATTTATGGCGTTTTAATTTCTTTATCGGTGCAATATTTGGTTTATTTGCTATTTTGATGAGAAATTTTTTTAAAGAGAGTAGCGAGTTTTTAAGAACGTCATCAAAAAGTACCGTGCAACAAATTATAAAAGATAATAAACTATCCTTTATAATAGCATTATTAGTAAACGGTGCTATTGGAGGAGTGTATCACTTTTTAGTAATTTTCTTGGGAGTTTTTTTAACAAAAATAGCTTTTATAAATCATCCTGAAATAAGGTTTATGAATATAGCTCTTACTACTACCTATGGAATATCAGCCGTTTTTGCAGGGCTGCTTGCCGATAAAATAAACCCTTTAAGACAGATTACGTGGGCTTTATTTGCTAGCATTATTGTTGCTTTAGGAATGCAAATAATGTTATACAAACAAATATTTAATATTCTCTGTCCCGTTATATTAATAGGGCTTGCAGCATTTTATGCAGTACCGCTACAAATTATTGTTCAATCTTTGTTTAAGACTAATGTTAAAATGAGGCTTTATAGTCTATCACATTCTTTTGGAGGTATTATTCTATCCTCAACTACTCCTTTCTTTAGTATGTTGTTGTGGCAAAATTTTAAGTCACTATCTCTAACTTTAAGCTTTTTCATATTTTTGCTTATAATATTAATTAGTACAGTGTTGGTTTTACGTAGGATGTCATCCTTGTAA
- a CDS encoding AbrB/MazE/SpoVT family DNA-binding domain-containing protein: protein MHLEYKVTISENGRINIPAKIRDQLHLSSGDQLMLTLDKELTLIPIKNKIKEFQALVKSRNKDNISLVDSLIESRRKEFNNE, encoded by the coding sequence ATACACTTAGAATATAAAGTTACTATATCTGAAAATGGCAGAATAAATATTCCTGCAAAAATTCGTGATCAATTACATCTTTCTTCAGGAGATCAGTTAATGCTAACACTTGATAAAGAATTAACATTGATTCCTATAAAAAATAAAATTAAAGAATTTCAAGCATTAGTAAAATCTAGAAATAAAGATAACATATCATTAGTTGACTCTTTAATTGAATCAAGAAGAAAGGAATTTAATAATGAATAA
- a CDS encoding type II toxin-antitoxin system VapC family toxin, producing the protein MNKYILDSSALLALFNSEIGSDKVEELLPLSIMSTVNIAEVVAELDKKLNISFIQSKEMILASINKIVALDFDQAIEIRRLKKETEQFGLSLGNRACISLGLITGYPIYTADKIWAKLQLNCKIVLIR; encoded by the coding sequence ATGAATAAATATATTTTAGATTCATCTGCTTTACTTGCATTATTTAACTCAGAAATCGGTAGTGACAAGGTCGAAGAATTATTACCGTTATCTATTATGTCTACAGTAAATATAGCAGAGGTAGTAGCAGAACTAGATAAAAAATTGAACATATCTTTTATTCAAAGTAAAGAAATGATCTTAGCTTCAATAAATAAAATTGTAGCTTTAGATTTTGATCAAGCTATAGAAATTAGACGCTTAAAGAAAGAAACAGAACAATTTGGTTTATCTCTTGGCAACAGAGCTTGCATTAGTCTAGGATTAATTACAGGCTATCCTATATATACTGCAGATAAAATTTGGGCTAAACTGCAATTAAATTGTAAAATCGTTCTAATTCGCTAG